Part of the Aquabacterium sp. OR-4 genome, GGCCGCGAAGGCCCAGCAGAACGCGGCCAGAAAGACCAGAAAGGCCAGCAGCATGGCCGCCGTGTGGGCCTCGCCATACGACTGGCCGAGCGCCACCTGCCCGGTGATGGCCAGGGTGACGAAGCCCCACACGAAGGCCCAGCCGCCCAGCAGGCTGGCGGCAATGCGGCTGAGGATCTGGGCAGCGGTCGGCATGGTTTGATGAGAAGAAGAATGCTTCTCATTATGAAGGCTGATGGCTGCGCTTCGCCTTCTGTGGGGGCATGCGCCGCAGCGTGATTCCCGGCCGACGAGCGGGTTGCTTGCGGAATATTGCTAATGCGAACTATTCGCATGTAGTATGCCGGCGTTGTCGTCGCTCGCGCCAGCCCTGCGCGCCCATGCGACGTCGCGCCTGCATGCCAGCACACGGCCAGCCCCAGGTATAGCCACCTCGAGGACCCGCCATGTCACGCCCATCCCTTTGCCCGCAGCCCGGTCAGCCGGCATCGCAGCCGAGCGCCGTGCGGATGCCGTGATGCGCGACCATCCGCTGTGCCCAACCCTCGAGTGGGCAGCCCTGGCGCTGGTGGTGCTGGCGGTCTACGTGCTGGTTCCGCTGGGCGCCTGAACGCCTTGAGTCCCGTGACCGGAAGAACTGGCAACGGCATGCTGGCACCGCGACAGTGGCTGGGCCTGACCATCGTGACGGTGGGCGCCGCCCTTGCCGTGGCCCAGGCATGGGCGGCACTGGGCCGGCTGGCCGGCGTGCAGGACGCCCTGCTGCTGGGCGCCGCGGCAGCACTGGCCACGGCCCTGGGCGTGCTGCCGATGGTGCTGGCGCGCGCACCAACGCAGCGCACCCAGGACGCCCTGCTGGGGTTTGGTGCCGGCCTGATGCTGGCGGCCACCTGCTTCTCGCTGCTCAACCCCGCCTTTGCCGCTGCGGGCGCGTCAGGCCTGGGGCCCTGGCCCCGCGCGCTGGGCATCGGGGCCGCCCTGCTGGCCGGCGCAGGGCTGCTGATGTGGCTTGAGCGTGTGCTGCCGCATGCGCATTTTTTTGGCGGATCGGGCCGCGCCGGGCCAGCCAGCATGCGCCGCAGCACCTTGTTCG contains:
- a CDS encoding ZIP family metal transporter codes for the protein MLAPRQWLGLTIVTVGAALAVAQAWAALGRLAGVQDALLLGAAAALATALGVLPMVLARAPTQRTQDALLGFGAGLMLAATCFSLLNPAFAAAGASGLGPWPRALGIGAALLAGAGLLMWLERVLPHAHFFGGSGRAGPASMRRSTLFVLAIVLHNLPEGLAIGVAAAGTNAAHAMALATGIAIQDVPEGLIVALALHRVGMRRATAAGIGAASGLVEPLAAALAAATLALSGALLPWGLALAAGAMLFVVSHEVIPESHRQGHERWATTGLLLGFTLMMTLDTALG
- a CDS encoding iron uptake protein produces the protein MPTAAQILSRIAASLLGGWAFVWGFVTLAITGQVALGQSYGEAHTAAMLLAFLVFLAAFCWAFAARSLWRVWTVLAGGALLMTGAGWLLQSSLT